The following are from one region of the Bradyrhizobium sediminis genome:
- a CDS encoding alpha/beta hydrolase family protein, which produces MFHKLQSFVLLGFLALSQPVGAADILVDGVPLPSDATVAAAMPGSAFQQWSGVWVGVRSNNLKTILLVESVSDGAAKVVYAIGDNHITGIQRRWLRLEGIASGRTLKVTGQGFLATYEMTDGGGLKARFEGADRVTRATMTKADFASLTKPDAVVAWTRGKSEFLQTDLIEDGKPVRLEAVVFRPPGAGPFPLAVINHGSTGRGRDPGRFTETSFEIDLADFLNDRGWIVAFPQRRGRGKSDGCYDEGLAENRARYTGDIGVALRGADRALSDIDAAISALRQRQDVASGPVLVGGISRGGVLAVAYAGLHPEQVVGVINFVGGWLGEGSPTAIIVNRSLFERGASYRRSTIWLYGQYDSFYSIAHSRENFAAFEKAGGQGKFFDFDMPLGQGHTLVGHPNLWSGPLHSYLSSLAAAEN; this is translated from the coding sequence ATGTTTCATAAGCTTCAGTCCTTCGTACTTCTCGGGTTTTTGGCGCTTTCACAGCCCGTCGGTGCCGCCGATATCCTCGTCGACGGCGTCCCACTTCCGTCTGACGCAACGGTTGCGGCGGCGATGCCCGGGAGTGCGTTCCAGCAATGGAGCGGCGTTTGGGTTGGCGTGAGGAGCAATAATCTCAAAACTATCCTGCTCGTTGAATCTGTCAGCGACGGCGCCGCGAAGGTCGTCTATGCGATCGGCGACAACCACATCACTGGAATTCAGCGGAGGTGGCTGCGCCTAGAGGGGATCGCATCAGGGCGCACGCTCAAGGTGACGGGCCAGGGGTTCCTCGCGACTTATGAGATGACCGACGGTGGCGGCCTGAAGGCTCGCTTCGAAGGTGCCGACCGCGTCACCAGAGCGACGATGACCAAGGCTGACTTCGCGTCTCTGACCAAGCCGGATGCCGTCGTCGCATGGACGCGCGGCAAGTCCGAGTTCCTGCAAACCGATCTGATCGAAGACGGTAAACCCGTGCGACTAGAGGCGGTGGTTTTTCGCCCCCCTGGTGCGGGGCCCTTTCCGCTTGCCGTCATCAACCACGGGTCCACCGGGAGGGGCAGAGACCCAGGCCGGTTCACCGAAACCTCGTTCGAGATCGATCTTGCTGATTTCTTGAATGATCGCGGATGGATCGTCGCCTTTCCGCAGCGTCGCGGCCGCGGCAAATCCGACGGATGCTACGACGAAGGCCTCGCCGAGAACCGTGCGAGATACACCGGCGACATTGGCGTAGCGCTTCGTGGAGCGGATCGCGCATTGAGCGACATCGATGCCGCGATCTCAGCCCTTCGGCAACGGCAAGACGTTGCTTCGGGGCCTGTTCTCGTCGGTGGGATTTCGCGCGGAGGCGTGTTGGCGGTCGCCTATGCAGGACTGCATCCCGAGCAAGTCGTCGGCGTCATCAATTTTGTCGGCGGCTGGCTTGGCGAAGGTTCCCCAACTGCGATCATCGTGAACCGCTCGCTTTTCGAGCGAGGTGCGTCTTACCGACGGTCAACGATCTGGCTCTACGGTCAATACGACAGTTTTTATTCCATTGCTCACAGCCGGGAAAACTTTGCAGCTTTCGAGAAAGCTGGCGGCCAGGGAAAGTTCTTTGATTTCGATATGCCGCTTGGCCAAGGCCACACCCTGGTTGGGCATCCGAACCTTTGGTCAGGCCCGCTTCATAGCTATTTGAGTTCGCTCGCCGCGGCAGAGAACTAG
- a CDS encoding DUF7662 domain-containing protein, giving the protein MNDYDALRDYLKKQTLPEFVLSFEQIEEIIDAALPRAAQRASWWETLRSPQEKMPQREACLAGGYIATRQAGGKSVKFRKMGSTDKPVR; this is encoded by the coding sequence GTGAACGATTACGACGCCCTGCGCGACTACCTGAAAAAGCAGACCCTGCCCGAATTCGTGCTGAGCTTCGAGCAGATCGAGGAGATCATCGACGCCGCATTGCCGCGCGCGGCGCAGCGCGCGTCGTGGTGGGAGACCCTGCGCAGCCCTCAGGAGAAAATGCCGCAGCGCGAAGCCTGCCTCGCCGGCGGCTACATCGCCACCCGGCAGGCCGGCGGCAAGAGCGTGAAGTTCAGGAAGATGGGGTCGACGGACAAGCCGGTCCGGTAA